The region GCAGGAGGAACGGGACAGCGCCGATGTGGTCCTCGTGGCCATGTGTGAGGACGATGCCCTCGATGTCGTCGAGGCGGTCCCTGATGGACGTGAAGTCCGGCAGGATCAGGTCGATTCCGGGCTGCTCCTCCTCGGGGAAGAGCACTCCGCAGTCGACGATCAGCAGTCGGCCGTCGTACTCGAAGACCGTCATGTTCCGGCCGATTTCGCCAAGGCCACCGAGCGGGGTGACCCGCAGACCTCCCTGGGGGAGCTTCGGCGGCGGGCCAAGTTCAGGATGCGGATGACTCAAAAGACTCTCCTCACCACACGCGCCACGTACCTGGCAAGGCACGTGGCGCGCATGACGTTCGTGCAGTAGCAGTTGTCTGTGTGGGGTGCAGGCCCCTGGCCTGCGTTGTCGTGCATATTCAGTTGTGAAGTCTGTATTTAGAGTTCTACCCCGCCGGCGGCAAGATCGATCTTGAGCTGGGCGGTCTCCTCGGGCGACAGCTCGACCATCGGGGCGCGCAGCGGTCCGGCGGGCAGGCCCTGGAGGGCGAGCGCGGCCTTCGTCGTCATGACGCCCTGGGTGCGGAACATGCCGGTGAAGACGGGGAGCAGTTTCTGGTGGATCTCGGTGGCCTTCTGCACGTCTCCCGAGACGTACGCGTCCAGCATGGACCGCAGCTCCGGGGTGACGACGTGGCCGACGACGGAGACGAAGCCGACCGCGCCCACGGAGAGCAGCGGGAGGTTCAGCATGTCGTCGCCGGAGTACCAGGCGAGTCCGGAGCGGGCGATGGCCCAGCTGGCTCGGCCGAGGTCTCCCTTGGCGTCCTTGTTCGCGACGATACGCGGGTGCTCGGCCAGCCGCACGAGCGTTTCGGTGCTGATCGGTACGCCGCTGCGGCCGGGGATGTCGTACAGCATCACGGGCAGCTCGGTCGCGTCGGCGATGGCCGAGAAGTGACGGTACAGGCCCTCCTGTGGGGGCTTGTTGTAGTACGGCGTCACGGTCAGCAGGCCGTGCGCGCCGGCCTTCTCGGCGGCGCGGGCGAGCTCGATGCTGTGGTGGGTGTCGTTCGTGCCGACGCCCGCGACGATGTGGGCACGGTCGCCGACCGCCTCGAGTACGGCTCGTACGAGATCCGATTTCTCCACGTCACTGGTGGTCGGTGACTCACCGGTGGTGCCGTTGATGATCAGGCCGTCGTTGCCTGCGTCCACCAGGTGGGTGGCGAGCCGCTGTGCGCCGTCGAGGTCGAGTGCGCCGTCCGCCGTGAAGGGCGTGACCATGGCGGTGAGGACCCGCCCGAAGGGGGTCTGCGGAGTGGAGGTCGGAGCCATGGGTAACACGCTACTCGCTGCTCAAGGCGTGGTCTGCCCTCGGGGGACACAACAAAGCGTGACAAATGCGGAGCCCGGCACTGCCTGCTCGGGGGTTCAAGCAGTGCCGGGTCCGTTTGATCAGGCTAGATGAACTTCTCGAAATGCCGCAATACGGACACCTCGCTCGGTTGATCCGCACATCTGTGCCGAACGGCGCGCGGGAGCGCGTTACGGCGCCACGCGCCCGTTGGCATTGAAGGCCGCGTAGGTGAGCGGCATGAGCTTGGCCCACTCCGCCTCCATCTTCTCGCCGACCATCTCGATCTCCCGCTGCGGGAAGGACGGGACCTTGGCGAGCTCGTGCTGGGTGCGCAGACCGAGGAAGTGCATCAGGGAGCGTGCGTTGCAGGTGGCGTACATCGAGGAGAAGAGGCCGACGGGGAGGACGGCGCGGGCCACCTCGCGGGCCACACCGGCGGCCAGCATCTCCTGGTACGCCTCGTACGCCTGTCGGTAGGAGTCCTCCATCACGCGGCCCGTGAGCTCCTGCTGCGCCTGGGTGCCCTCGACGAAGACGTACTTGCCGGGGCGGCCCTCCTGGACCAGCTTGCGGGACTCGTCCGGGACGTAGAAGACCGGCTCGAGCTCCCTGTACCTGCCCGACTCCTCGTTGTACGACCAGCCCACGCGGTGCCGCATGAACTCGCGGAAGACGAAGATCGGGGCGCTGATGAAGAAGGTCATCGAGTTGTGCTCGAAGGGGCTGCCGTGCCGGTCCCGCATCAGGTAGTTCAGCAGGCCCTTGGAGCGCTCCGGGTCCTTCTGGAGCTCGTCGAGGGACTGCTCACCGAGGGTCGAGACGCGGGCGGCGAACAGCACGTCCGAGTCGGACGCGGTGTGCTTGACCAGCTCGACGGTGACATCGCTGCGGAAACTGGGCTTGAGGTCGTCGGCGGGGGTGTCGGTCACGGTGCGGAGGGTCCTTCCCATCACATCTCTCGGGCGGCGCCCACTCTACGGGCCGCCACTGACAACGGGGCGTTCGGTGCCGTGCCGCGACATTCGTCGGCGAACTTCAGCGAATTCGGTGATTCCGGGCACCTCTTGGGGCGTTCGCTCGTCTGTATCGGTGACAGCGATTCGTTCGAGCCTCCAGAGGAGAAGCAACCCCCATGTTCCGTCGGCGCGAGCCCGTACCGTTCGCCTTCATCGCAGAAGCCGACCAGTTCCGCAGCAATGTCGCTCCCCCACCCCGCCGACGCTCGTCGGCCGGCGAGATATTCGGCCGCTGGCTCCTGGGCCTCACCGTGGTCGCCGGGCTGGTGGGCGCGCTGATCGTCGGGATGCCGGCCCTGTCGCTCGACCAGTCGTCCGCGACGACCCAGCATTCCGAAGCCTCCAACGGCCGCTGACCCTCCCCCGCTGCCCAGAGGGCATGGGGGCACCCCCATGGCCCCCCAAGGGTGGTGAGCGGGGACCCCGCTCGATAGCCTCACCGGGCACAGCCCATGCGTGGATTGAGTGAGGATCAGTCGTGCCCCTGCCCTTCCTGACGGCGGACCGTGACTTTGACGAGGTGGCGGACGAACTCGCCCTGCCCTTCGACGACCGCGGCCGCTGGCGGCGCCCCTACCGGCCCGGGCCGTGGCGGGTGGCCCTCGCCGCGCTCGTGCTGCTGCTCGCGTCCTACGTGCTCGTCGCGGCCGTGCTCGTCGCGCTCACGGGGAGCCGCTCCGCCGCCCTGCTCTGCTTCGGTGGCTCCGTGCTCGTCATCCTGAGCGCGTTGCGGCTGCTGCGGATGGGCGTCTGGGTGAGTGCGCGGGGGCTGCGCCGCGTGGGCTTCCTGAGCACGAGTACGGCGTCCTGGGAGCAGGTCGTCGCCGTACGCACCGTCCAGCAGCCGGTGCGCTGGCTCGGGCTGCCGCGCACCGTGCAGGGACAGGCGCTGATCCTCGTACGAAAGGGTCGTGCGGCGGACAGCCTGCCGCCGCTGCTCACCTCGCACAACTCCGACTTCCTGGCGCGCACGGAGGCCTTCGACCGAGCGGCGGACGCCGTCGAGGTGTGGGCCGACGAGTACCGGCGGGATTGAGCCCCAGCGGTCGTAGCAAGGCGACGTGGTAGGCCGCCGCAGCAGGGCGAAGGGGCCGGTCCGCACTCCGCGGGCCGGCCCCTTCGACGTCCTTCTCCGCCGTGCCGCTCGTCGCACTTCTCGTGTGCGCCGTGGCTCTCAGGCCTCGGCGGGGGGCCTGCCCTCGCGCAGGGCGATCGCCCGCTGCATCGCCTTGCGGGCGCGCGGGGTGTCGCGGGCGTCGTGGTAGGCGACCGCGAGACGGAACCAGCTGCGCCAGTCGTCCGGGGCGTCCTCGGTCTCGGCCTTGCGCCTGGCGAAGACCTCGTCGGCCGAGTCACGGTCGATACGGCCGCCTGGGGTGCGCTTCAACTCGTCCACGGGCAGGCCGCCCTCGGCGTCGAGCTCGGCGGCGAGCCGGTTGGCCTTGCGGACGAACTGGGTGTTCTTCCACAGGAACCAGATGCCGATGACCGGCAGGATCAGCACCGCGACACCGAAGGTGACGGTGATCAGGGTGCCGTTCTCGATGAGCAGCACGCCTCGGCTGCCGACCAGGACGAAATAGACGACCAGGACGGCTGCCGTGACGGCGTAGGTGATCTTCGCACGCATGTCTGCCGGCTATCTGTTGTACGTCCCTCGGCTCAGCCGAGGTCCAGGAAGTGTTCCAGGCCGAAGGTGAGGCCCGGGGCGGTCACCACGCGGCGGACGCCGAGCAAAATGCCCGGCATGAAGCTGCTGTGGTGGAGGGAGTCGTGGCGGATGGTGAGGGTCTCGCCCTCGCCACCGAGCAGGACCTCCTGGTGGGCGAGGAGCCCGCGCAGGCGGACCGCGTGCACCGGGACGCCGTCGACGTTCGCGCCGCGGGCGCCGTCCAGGGCAGTCGCCGTGGCGTCCGGCTGCGGGGCGCTGCCCGCGCGCTCCCGGGCCGCGGCGATGAGCTGGGCGGTGCGCGTGGCGGTGCCGCTGGGGGCGTCCACCTTGTTCGGGTGGTGCAGCTCGACGACCTCGACGGACTCGAAGTACGGCGCGGCGACCTCGGCGAACTTCATGGTCAGTACGGCCCCGATGGAGAAGTTGGGCGCGATGAGCACGCCCGTCTCCGGGGACGCGGTCAGTGCGGTGTTGAGCTGCGCGAGCCGCTCGTCGGTCCAGCCGGTCGTGCCGACCACGGCGTGGATGCCGTGCCGGATGCAGAAGTCGAGGTTGGCCATCACCGAGGCCGGGGTCGTCAGTTCGACCACCACCTGGGTGCCGCTGGCGACCAGCGCCTCCAGCCCGTCGCCGCGGCCCAGCGCGGCCACCAGCTCCAGGTCCTCGGCGGCCTCGACGGCTCGTACCGCCTCGGCCCCGATCCGGCCCTTGGCACCGAGGACCGCCACGCGCAGCTTGCTCATTGCTTCGTTCCTTACCGAGACGGGAATTACGCGACCGCGTCGTGCAGACGGGAGGCCTGCTTGTCCTTGAGCGGGCCGATGACAGACAGCGAGGGCCGCTGTCCCAGGATGTCGCGGGCGACCGAACGGACCTCGTCCGGGGTGACCGACGCTATCCGGACCAGCATGTCGTCGACGGACATCTGCTCGCCCCAGCACAGCTCGCTCTTGCCGATACGGTTCATCAGCGCGCCGGTGTCCTCCAGGCCGAGGACGGTGGAGCCCTGGAGCTGACCGATGGCGCGCCCGATCTCGTCGTCCGAGAGGCCGTGCTCGGCGACGTGGTCGAGTTCGTCGCGGCAGATCTTGAGCACGTCGTGGACCTGGCTCGGCCTGCAGCCCGCGTACACGCCGAAGAGGCCGCAGTCGGCGAAGCCCGAGGTGTACGAGTACACGCTGTAGGCCAGGCCGCGCTTCTCGCGGACCTCCTGGAAGAGGCGGGAGGACATGCCACCGCCCAGGGCGGTGTTCAGGACGCCCAGGGCCCAGCGGCGCTCGTCGGTGCGGGCGAGGCCCGGCATGCCGAGGACGACGTGGGCCTGCTCGGTCTTGCGGCCGAGGAGCTCGACGCGGCCCGCGGTGCGAATGGCACGGCGGCCGTCGCGCGGGGCGATCGGCTCGGCGGCGCTCTCCTTGAGGGCGCCGGCCTTCTCGAAAGCGGCGCGGACCTGGCGTACGACCTTGTTGTGGTCGACGTTGCCCGCGCAGGCGACCACGAGGTGCGTCGGGTCGTAGTGCTTCTTGTAGAAGCGGCGGATGCGGTCGGCGCCGAGCGCGTTGACCGTGTCGACCGTGCCGAGGACCGGGCGGCCGAGGGGGGTGTCGCCGAGCATGGTGTGCGCGAACAGGTCGTGCACACAGTCGCCCGGGTCGTCCTCGGTCATCGCGATCTCTTCGAGGATCACACCGCGCTCGGCGTCCACGTCGCCCTGCTCGATCAGCGAGCCGGTGAGCATGTCGCACACGACGTCGATGGCGAGCGGGAGGTCGGTGTCGAGCACGCGCGCGTAGTAGCACGTGTACTCCTTGGCCGTGAACGCGTTCATCTCGCCGCCGACCGCGTCGATGGCGGAGGAGATGTCCAGGGCGCTGCGCCGGGAGGTGCCCTTGAAGAGCAGGTGCTCCAGGTAGTGCGTGGCGCCGTTCAGCGTCGGCGTCTCGTCGCGGGAGCCGACGTGCGCCCAGATCCCGAAGGTGGCCGAGCGTACGGAGGGGAGGGTCTCGGTGACGATGCGCAGGCCGCCGGGGAGGGTGGTCTTACGGACCGTACCGATGCCGTTCTCGCCCTTGATGAGGGTTTGGGTACGGGCGACGGCCCGCGCCTCCGAAGAGGTGCGGGCCGTCGCCGTGGAGCTACGAGACGTCACTGGTCGGTGTCGTCCTTCTTGTCGTCGTCGCCTTCGCCCTCGATCACGGGGATGAGGGAGAGCTTGCCGCGGGAGTCGATCTCGGCGATCTCGACCTGGACCTTCTGGCCCACACCGAGGACGTCCTCGACGTTCTCCACGCGCTTGCCGCCGGCGAGCTTGCGGATCTGCGAGATGTGCAGCAGACCGTCCTTGCCCGGGAGCAGCGACACGAACGCGCCGAAGGTCGTCGTCTTCACGACGGTGCCCAGGTAGCGCTCGCCGACCTCCGGCATGGTCGGGTTGGCGATGCCGTTGATCGTGGCACGGGCGGCCTCGGCGGCCGGGCCGTCGGCGGCACCGATGTAGATGGTGCCGTCGTCCTCGATCGTGATCTCGGCGCCGGTGTCCTCCTGGATCTGGTTGATCATCTTGCCCTTGGGGCCGATGACCTCACCGATCTTGTCCACGGGGATCTTGACGGTGATGATCCGCGGGGCGTTCGGGGACATCTCGTCCGGCGTGTCGATCGCTTCCATCATCACGTCGAGGATGTGGAGGCGGGCGTCACGGGCCTGCTTGAGGGCCGCGGCCAGGACGGAGGCCGGGATGCCGTCCAGCTTGGTGTCGAGCTGGAGGGCGGTCACGAACTCCTTGGTGCCGGCGACCTTGAAGTCCATGTCGCCGAAGGCGTCCTCCGCACCGAGGATGTCGGTGAGGGCGACGTAGTGCGTCTGGCCCTCGATCTCCTGGGAGATCAGACCCATGGCGATACCGGCGACGGGGGCCTTCAGCGGCACACCGGCGTTCAGCAGCGACATGGTGGAGGCGCAGACCGAGCCCATGGAGGTCGAGCCGTTGGAGCCGAGGGCCTCGGACACCTGACGGATCGCGTAGGGGAACTCCTCGCGGGTCGGCAGGACCGGCACGATCGCGCGCTCGGCGAGCGCGCCGTGGCCGATCTCGCGGCGCTTCGGGGAGCCCACGCGGCCCGTCTCACCGACGGAGTACGGCGGGAAGTTGTAGTTGTGCATGTAGCGCTTGCGGGTCACCGGGGAGAGGGTGTCCAGCTGCTGCTCCATGCGGAGCATGTTGAGGGTGGTGACGCCCAGGATCTGGGTCTCGCCACGCTCGAACAGCGCCGAGCCGTGCACGCGCGGGATGGCCTCGACCTCGGCGGCGAGCGTACGGATGTCCGTGACGCCGCGGCCGTCGATACGGACCTTGTCCTTGATGACGCGCTCGCGGACCAGCTTCTTGGTCAGCGCGCGGTACGCGGCGGAGATCTCCTTCTCGCGACCCTCGAACTGCGGGAGCAGCTTCTCGGCGGCGATCTCCTTGACGCGGTCCAGCTCGGCCTCGCGGTCCTGCTTGCCGGCGATGGTGAGCGCCTGGGCGAGCTCGCTCTTGACCGCGGCGGTCAGGGCCTCGAGGACGTCGTCCTCGTAGTCGAGGAAGATCGGGAACTCGGCGGTCGGCTTCGCGGCCTTCGCGGCGAGGTCCGACTGCGCCTTGCACAGGACCTTGATGAAGGGCTTCGCGGCGTCGAGGCCGGAGGCCACGACCTCCTCGGTCGGCGCCTCGGCGCCACCCTTGACCAGCTGGATGGTCTTGTCAGTGGCCTCGGCCTCGACCATCATGATCGCGACGTCGCCGTCCTCCAGGACGCGACCGGCGACGACCATGTCGAAGACGGCGTCCTCGAGCTCGGTGTGCGTCGGGAACGCGACCCACTGGCCGTTGATCAGCGCGACGCGGACGCCGCCGACCGGCCCGGAGAAGGGCAGACCGGCCAGCTGTGTGGACGCGGAGGCGGCGTTGATCGCCACGACGTCGTACAGGTGGTCGGGGTTGAGGGCCATGATCGTGGCGACGACCTGGATCTCGTTGCGCAGGCCCTTCTTGAAGGACGGGCGCAGCGGGCGGTCGATCAGACGGCAGGTGAGGACGGCGTCCTCGGAGGGACGGCCTTCGCGGCGGAAGAAGCTGCCGGGGATCTTGCCGGCGGCGTACATCCGCTCCTCGACGTCCACCGTGAGGGGGAAGAAGTCGAGATTGTCCTTGGGCTTCTTGGAAGCACTGGTGGCCGACAGCACCATGGTGTCGTCGTCCAGGTACGCCACGGCGGAGCCGGCGGCCTGCTTGGCCAGGCGGCCCGTCTCGAAGCGGATGGTGCGGGTGCCGAAGGAACCGTTGTCGATAACGGCCTCGGCGTAGTGGGTCTCGTTCTCCACTAGCGTTTTCTCCTCGTCTTCGTCCCGTCCTGCCCGTGTGGCAGGGGGACGGTGGCGGAGAGGCGCTCCGTCTGGTGCGGGCCGGTCTTCGATCGAAGCACCCGGGATCTCATTCCCCGGGGGCCACTACCGAGGACCGGCGGCGGTGCGGTGCGCGTCTCCTCGTTCGTTGACGTGACGGTCCCTACCCGGCGGGTACGGAGTCATCACGCTGTGTCGTACGTGCTGTGTCCTGCGTATTGCGTTGTGCTACCACACTACAAAGCGTCGGTGACACTCCGCACGTACAGAGACGTACGGCAGTGCTTGCGGCAATGCTCACGGCAGCGGCACGTACAGCAAAAGGAGCGGCTCCCAAGAGGTGGGAACCGCTCCCTTCACGGCGTCTTACTTGGCGCCCGCCGCACCGCGGCGGATGCCCAGGCGGTCGACCAGCGCACGGAAGCGCTGGATGTCCTTCTTGGCCAGGTACTGCAGCAGCCGGCGGCGCTGACCGACCAGGATCAGCAGACCACGACGGGAGTGGTGGTCGTGCTTGTGGGTCTTGAGGTGCTCGGTCAGGTCCGAGATGCGGCGCGAGAGCATGGCGACCTGGACCTCGGGGGAGCCGGTGTCGCCCTCCTTCTGACCGAACTCGCTGATGATCTGCTTCTTCGTAGCGGCGTCGAGCGACACGCGTACTCCTCGTAGTCTCTGAGTAGCCACCGAGTGCCCCTGGTCCACATCTCAGGGGAGCTTCCGTTACTCGGGAGGCGGGGATCCGCTGGGCGCGGCCTCCAGAGCGATGGGCTCCGGGGGTGCGTACACAAACGGCCGTCACACAGCGTACCAGCCTGGCCGGATGCGTCTGTCCGGGTCCCCGAACCTGCCTGGTGACGCGGACGTGGCCACTAGGGTGACCGCACAGGTCATTCGTACGTGGGGAAGGGGCCGCTTGAACATGGCCGAGGCAGCGGACGCAGCGGGCGTAGCGGACAAGGACATCGCGGCGGAGACGGACGCCG is a window of Streptomyces mirabilis DNA encoding:
- the dapA gene encoding 4-hydroxy-tetrahydrodipicolinate synthase, which produces MAPTSTPQTPFGRVLTAMVTPFTADGALDLDGAQRLATHLVDAGNDGLIINGTTGESPTTSDVEKSDLVRAVLEAVGDRAHIVAGVGTNDTHHSIELARAAEKAGAHGLLTVTPYYNKPPQEGLYRHFSAIADATELPVMLYDIPGRSGVPISTETLVRLAEHPRIVANKDAKGDLGRASWAIARSGLAWYSGDDMLNLPLLSVGAVGFVSVVGHVVTPELRSMLDAYVSGDVQKATEIHQKLLPVFTGMFRTQGVMTTKAALALQGLPAGPLRAPMVELSPEETAQLKIDLAAGGVEL
- the thyX gene encoding FAD-dependent thymidylate synthase; the encoded protein is MTDTPADDLKPSFRSDVTVELVKHTASDSDVLFAARVSTLGEQSLDELQKDPERSKGLLNYLMRDRHGSPFEHNSMTFFISAPIFVFREFMRHRVGWSYNEESGRYRELEPVFYVPDESRKLVQEGRPGKYVFVEGTQAQQELTGRVMEDSYRQAYEAYQEMLAAGVAREVARAVLPVGLFSSMYATCNARSLMHFLGLRTQHELAKVPSFPQREIEMVGEKMEAEWAKLMPLTYAAFNANGRVAP
- the dapB gene encoding 4-hydroxy-tetrahydrodipicolinate reductase, whose translation is MSKLRVAVLGAKGRIGAEAVRAVEAAEDLELVAALGRGDGLEALVASGTQVVVELTTPASVMANLDFCIRHGIHAVVGTTGWTDERLAQLNTALTASPETGVLIAPNFSIGAVLTMKFAEVAAPYFESVEVVELHHPNKVDAPSGTATRTAQLIAAARERAGSAPQPDATATALDGARGANVDGVPVHAVRLRGLLAHQEVLLGGEGETLTIRHDSLHHSSFMPGILLGVRRVVTAPGLTFGLEHFLDLG
- a CDS encoding M16 family metallopeptidase, with protein sequence MTSRSSTATARTSSEARAVARTQTLIKGENGIGTVRKTTLPGGLRIVTETLPSVRSATFGIWAHVGSRDETPTLNGATHYLEHLLFKGTSRRSALDISSAIDAVGGEMNAFTAKEYTCYYARVLDTDLPLAIDVVCDMLTGSLIEQGDVDAERGVILEEIAMTEDDPGDCVHDLFAHTMLGDTPLGRPVLGTVDTVNALGADRIRRFYKKHYDPTHLVVACAGNVDHNKVVRQVRAAFEKAGALKESAAEPIAPRDGRRAIRTAGRVELLGRKTEQAHVVLGMPGLARTDERRWALGVLNTALGGGMSSRLFQEVREKRGLAYSVYSYTSGFADCGLFGVYAGCRPSQVHDVLKICRDELDHVAEHGLSDDEIGRAIGQLQGSTVLGLEDTGALMNRIGKSELCWGEQMSVDDMLVRIASVTPDEVRSVARDILGQRPSLSVIGPLKDKQASRLHDAVA
- a CDS encoding polyribonucleotide nucleotidyltransferase, whose protein sequence is MENETHYAEAVIDNGSFGTRTIRFETGRLAKQAAGSAVAYLDDDTMVLSATSASKKPKDNLDFFPLTVDVEERMYAAGKIPGSFFRREGRPSEDAVLTCRLIDRPLRPSFKKGLRNEIQVVATIMALNPDHLYDVVAINAASASTQLAGLPFSGPVGGVRVALINGQWVAFPTHTELEDAVFDMVVAGRVLEDGDVAIMMVEAEATDKTIQLVKGGAEAPTEEVVASGLDAAKPFIKVLCKAQSDLAAKAAKPTAEFPIFLDYEDDVLEALTAAVKSELAQALTIAGKQDREAELDRVKEIAAEKLLPQFEGREKEISAAYRALTKKLVRERVIKDKVRIDGRGVTDIRTLAAEVEAIPRVHGSALFERGETQILGVTTLNMLRMEQQLDTLSPVTRKRYMHNYNFPPYSVGETGRVGSPKRREIGHGALAERAIVPVLPTREEFPYAIRQVSEALGSNGSTSMGSVCASTMSLLNAGVPLKAPVAGIAMGLISQEIEGQTHYVALTDILGAEDAFGDMDFKVAGTKEFVTALQLDTKLDGIPASVLAAALKQARDARLHILDVMMEAIDTPDEMSPNAPRIITVKIPVDKIGEVIGPKGKMINQIQEDTGAEITIEDDGTIYIGAADGPAAEAARATINGIANPTMPEVGERYLGTVVKTTTFGAFVSLLPGKDGLLHISQIRKLAGGKRVENVEDVLGVGQKVQVEIAEIDSRGKLSLIPVIEGEGDDDKKDDTDQ
- the rpsO gene encoding 30S ribosomal protein S15, producing MSLDAATKKQIISEFGQKEGDTGSPEVQVAMLSRRISDLTEHLKTHKHDHHSRRGLLILVGQRRRLLQYLAKKDIQRFRALVDRLGIRRGAAGAK